CAGCGAGGCCGACGGCCACCGCGAGCTGCGGCTCTGCGTCGACGAGTTGTGCGTAATCGTACTCGACCTTGCCAATCTTGATCTCCTGCATCGGGTGGCCGCGTTCGACCGGGATGTCCAGCTCGGATGACAGACGTGTCTGCAGGTCGGGCAGCCGGGCGCCGCCGCCGGACAGCACGACACCGTGCACACCGACGGCTTCGGGCTGCGCCGCGTAGTAGTCCAGCGACCCGCGGATTTCGCGCACGAGCTCGTCGGTACGGTCGGCGATGAGGCGCTCGGCCTCGCCCGCGGGTGGGGCGCCGTCGCCGGCCATGCCGGCCGTCGCCTTCGTGCGCTCGGCCTCCTCGTGACTGATCCCGAGCCCCTTGCTCAGCGACGCGGTGACCGCGCTGCCGCCCATGAGCAGGACGCGCACGAACTTCGGGACACCGCAGTCGTGGACGACGATCTTGGTGACGTCGGCGCCGATGTCGAGCAGCATCTCGCCCTCACCCGCCACCCGCGGCTCGTGCCGCACCAGGCTGCGCACCATGGCGAACGCGTCGAGGTCGATCTTGACCGGGGTGAGCTTCGCCGCCCGCACGCACGCGACCAGCGAATCGACCATCGTGCGCTGGGCCGCGACGAGCAGGATGCGGCTCATCGGCACACCGCTGTCGGACTCGTACTCGTCGAGCACATGCAGGTCCAGGATGGCCTGCTCGACGGGGAAGGGGATGTGGTCCTGCGCCTGGAACTCCAGTGACTGGCGCAGCTCTGGCAGGGGCAGGTGGGGCAGATCGACCTGGCGGACCACGACCTGCTGGTTAGCGAGGCCGAGCGTGACCTTGCGGTGGGAGAACTTGTAGCGCTCCCAGAGGGTGCGCAGCGCCTCGGTCACCACATCGCCATCGACGACCTCACCGTCGCGCATCGCGCCGGGTGGCAGCTCCACCTGGCCCGTGCGCAGGAGCCGCGAGGGACCACGTCCGGTGACGCTCAGCTCCACGGCACGCACCGCGGACGAGCCGATATCAAGACCGATGGTATGGGGCATACCGCAGTCCTCGTCGGATTCGGTGCAATCCTTTAGCACCTCGTGCGCGCGCACCACCAGCGCGTGGTCCGCAGCGTGGGCGGGTCAGCCGGGCGCGTCAGCAGTCGGTGGACTGCCTGTCGACCTCGACCCGCGGACGTGGGCCGTCAGGGGTGTCGACGGTCAGCAGCCAGGGCGCCGAGCGTCTCCAGGGAGGCGCCCCGGACGCGCCGAAAGGGCGGCTCCCGGGGGGAGCCGCCCTTCGGGCAACCGCTACAACAGGCAGCCTGTTGCCAGCCGAGCGTTAGGTGCCGGAGATGGATCCGACGCTCGAGTCGAGGGTGTAGACGGTGTCGCTGTTGACGTGCGACGCGGTCATCACGTACCCGTCGGCGTCCGCGCTCACGATGGCGAAGTCCACCACGGCTGGGTCGCTGTTGAAGCCCTCACCCTCGAGGGCGGCCACGTCCGCGAGGGCGTACGAGCCGTCGTTGCCCGTGGCGTAGGACTCCATCGCCACCGCGGCGTTGCGCAGGTCGGACTGGGCGGTGCCGTCCCAGGCGCGCTCGCGCTGGGAGAGGAAGGTCGGGATGGCGATGGCGGCGAGGATGCCGATGATGATGACGACGACGAGGAGCTCGATGAGGGTGAAGCCCTCTTCGTTGCCTTGGAGCCGCTTCTGGATCCACTTGGTCACGGTGTACCTCCGGTGCGTTGGGATGATGGCAAGTTGCAGTCCCGCAGCGGTGCCCCTCGGACATCTGGTAGCGAGGCAGCCCGGCTGGCCGGGGAATGAACGAAAGTCCCGGCTCCGTGGCTTTGCGTCCCCGCCTCACGGCGGGTTTGCCTTGTCTGCGTCCGCTTCCTTGCGATTACTCTGTGTCCGTCGGCACGAACATGGCCCGCCTTGAGCGGAAAGAGGCGTGGGCTACTCGATGAGCTCGAAGATCTTGAACATCGGCATGTACAGGGCGATGACCATGCCGCCGACGACCCCGCCGAGCACGCCGATCATGAGCGGCTCGAGCATGGCCGTCAGGGACTCGGTCATGGCCTCGACCTCCTGGTCGTAGAAGTCGGCGATCTTGCCGAGCATGGTGTCCATGGCGCCGGTGTCCTCCCCGACCGAGATCATCTGCACGACCATCGGGGGGAAGACCGCGTGCCGGCCCAGTGGGCCGGCGACGCTCTCGCCCTCCTTGACCGACATCTTGACGTCGTTGGCCGCGTCGCCGATGACCCCGTTGTTCACGGTCTCCGCGGTGATCTCCAGGGCGGTCAGGATGGGCACGCCCGCGGCCAGCAGGATGCCGAAGTTGCGGGCGAACCGGGTCAGCGCCAGCTTGTGGAACAGCGTCCCGAAGACCGGCAGCTTGAGCTTCAGGCGGTCGAGACCATGGCGCACCCTCGGCTGCTTGCGCGCGTACACAAAGGCCTTCCACGCCGCGGGCGGCACGAACATGATGATGTACCAGTAGCTCGTCAGGATCTCCGAGGCGCCCATCAGGACCGTGGTCGGCAGCGGCAGCGTCCCACCGAGGGAGTCGAACATCTCCACGAACGTCGGCACGATGAAGACCAGCATGATGCCGACCAGCACCACCGCCATGAGCAGCACGACGACCGGGTAGGTGAGCGCCGACTTGATCTTGCGTCGCAGCGCCAGGTCCTTCTCCAAGGTCTCGGCGACGCGCAGCAGCACCTCGTCCAGCATGCCCGCGGTCTCGCCGGCCCTGACCATGGCGACGTAGAGCTTCGGGAACTCCTCGTGGTCGGCGACGGCCTCCGACAGCGACCGACCGGTCTCGATGTCGTTGCGGACCTCGCCGATGATCTCGGCCAGCTTGGGGTTCTCCGACTGCTCCGCCAGGATGTTCAACGCCCGGATGAGCGTCAGCCCGGAGCTGATCATGGTGGCGAACTGGCGGGAGAAGATCGACAGGTCCTTCAACCCGACCTTGGGGCCGAACCCGGGGATCGTGATCGCGGTGTTCAGGCCAGCGCCCGCATTGGTGGCCGTGACCGACACCGGGACGTAGCCCATCTCGCGCAGCTTGGCGACCACGACCTGCTGGTCGGGGCCGTCGAGGGTGCCGTTGTGGGTCTTGCCCGCCCGGTCGCGAACGGTGTACTTGAACTCCGTGGTCGTGGGCATGGCTCAGGCCTTGCCGCAGAGGCGGTTGAAGTCCGGGACGTTGTTGCACTTCTCCAGTGCGGCGCTGTGGGTCACCGTGCCGGCGATCACCAGGTTGGCCAGCGACTGGTCCATGGTGATCATCCCGTGGGCCTTTCCCGCCTGGATCGACGAGTACATCTGGTGGGTCTTGCCCTCGCGGATGAGGTTGCGGATCGCCGGGGTCGCGACCATCACCTCGCAGGCGGCCACGCGTCCCTCGCCGTCGGCGGTCTTGACCAGCTGCTGGCACATCACCCCCTGCAGCGCCCCGCCGAGCATGACGCGGATCTGCTCCTGCTGCTCGGGAGGAAAGACGTCGATCACGCGGTCCACCGTCTGTGGCGCGTCCTGGGTGTGCAGCGTGCCGAACACCAGGTGCCCGGTCTCCGCGGCGGTCAGCGCCACCTGGATCGTCTCCAGGTCACGCATCTCGCCGACGAGGATGACGTCGGGGTCCTGGCGCAGGACATGCTTGAGCGCCTGCGCGAAGCTCAGCGTGTCGGTGCCGAGCTCACGCTGGTTGACCACCGAGCGCTTGTGGGCGTGCAGGAACTCGATCGGGTCCTCGATGGTCATGATGTGGCTGGCCCGCTCACGGTTGATCACGTCGATCAGTGCTGCCAGGGTCGTGGACTTGCCGGAGCCCGTTGGGCCGGTGACCAGCACGAACCCGCGCGGCAGGTGCGCGAAGTTCACCACCTGCGCGGGGATGCCCAGCTCCTCGATCGACAGGATGTCGAAGGGGATGACGCGCATCACCGCGCCGATGGAGTCGCGCTGCTGGAAGACGTTCACGCGGAAGCGGGCGACCTTCGGCACCGCGTAGGAGATGTCGAGCTCCAGGTCGTTCTCGAAGCGCTCACGCTGCTTCTGGGTGAGGATGCCGTAGAGCATCTTCTGCAGCTCGTCGGGCGTCATCACCGGGTAGCCATCCAGGGGCTGCAGCTCGCCTTTCACCCGGATGGTGGGGGCCACGCCGGCCGTGAGGTGCAGGTCGGACCCGCCGTGCTCCAGCAGTCCGGCGAGCACCGCGTCGAGGTCGACGGCCTGCTCCTGTTCGAAGGCGAGCAGCTCCGGCTTGCCTCCCGGCGGGGCGGCTGGGGCCGCCTGCGCGGGCTGAGCGGTGTCGGCGAGCCGGTCGATTGCGGCCTGCAGGTCGGCGCGCACGGCCAGGGCCAGGACCGCGGGCAGGCCGGTCATGGCCGTCACCCGCTCCAGCGCGGCGGTGTTGTTGGGGTCCGCGACAGCCACGAGGACGTCGCCGCCCTGCCCGAAGGCCACCGGCAAGGCGAACAGCTCGGCGGCGACGGTCTTTGGCACCAGTGCCGCGGCCTCCGGATCGACGGCACCAACGGTCGTGTCGGCGAACGGGACCCCGAGCTGCTGGGCGACCATCGTCATCACCTGCGCCTCGGTCACCGCACCCATCGCCACCAGATGCTTGGCCAGCGGTGGCCCGTCCGCAGCCCCGCTCTGGCCGCGCGCGGTCTCGAGCGTGGCGGCGTCGATCAGGCCTTGGGTCAGCAGCGACTCACCGATTGCAATGGTCATGGCGGTAGGCTTCGACGCGTCAGCGTCGCGACTTGAGCGCTACACCACGACCCGGGCGATCTCCTCCAGGGTGGTGAGCCCCATCGCCACCTTGGCCAGCCCGTCCTGGCGAAGCGTGCGCATCCCCTGGGCGACGGCGAACTTGGTGATCTCATCGGTGGAGGCGCGCTCGACGATGAGCCGCTCGATCTCCTCGGAGACGAGCATGACCTCGTGCACCGCCAGCCGACCGCGGTAGCCGGTCGCCGCGCAGTGCGTGCAGCCCACCGCCCGGTACAGGGTCGGCATGCTCTCGGCGTCCTCACGCGTGAAACCGGCGACGTTCAG
The sequence above is a segment of the Egibacteraceae bacterium genome. Coding sequences within it:
- the pilM gene encoding type IV pilus assembly protein PilM encodes the protein MPHTIGLDIGSSAVRAVELSVTGRGPSRLLRTGQVELPPGAMRDGEVVDGDVVTEALRTLWERYKFSHRKVTLGLANQQVVVRQVDLPHLPLPELRQSLEFQAQDHIPFPVEQAILDLHVLDEYESDSGVPMSRILLVAAQRTMVDSLVACVRAAKLTPVKIDLDAFAMVRSLVRHEPRVAGEGEMLLDIGADVTKIVVHDCGVPKFVRVLLMGGSAVTASLSKGLGISHEEAERTKATAGMAGDGAPPAGEAERLIADRTDELVREIRGSLDYYAAQPEAVGVHGVVLSGGGARLPDLQTRLSSELDIPVERGHPMQEIKIGKVEYDYAQLVDAEPQLAVAVGLAVDAR
- a CDS encoding prepilin-type N-terminal cleavage/methylation domain-containing protein, whose product is MTKWIQKRLQGNEEGFTLIELLVVVIIIGILAAIAIPTFLSQRERAWDGTAQSDLRNAAVAMESYATGNDGSYALADVAALEGEGFNSDPAVVDFAIVSADADGYVMTASHVNSDTVYTLDSSVGSISGT
- a CDS encoding type II secretion system F family protein, with product MPTTTEFKYTVRDRAGKTHNGTLDGPDQQVVVAKLREMGYVPVSVTATNAGAGLNTAITIPGFGPKVGLKDLSIFSRQFATMISSGLTLIRALNILAEQSENPKLAEIIGEVRNDIETGRSLSEAVADHEEFPKLYVAMVRAGETAGMLDEVLLRVAETLEKDLALRRKIKSALTYPVVVLLMAVVLVGIMLVFIVPTFVEMFDSLGGTLPLPTTVLMGASEILTSYWYIIMFVPPAAWKAFVYARKQPRVRHGLDRLKLKLPVFGTLFHKLALTRFARNFGILLAAGVPILTALEITAETVNNGVIGDAANDVKMSVKEGESVAGPLGRHAVFPPMVVQMISVGEDTGAMDTMLGKIADFYDQEVEAMTESLTAMLEPLMIGVLGGVVGGMVIALYMPMFKIFELIE
- a CDS encoding PilT/PilU family type 4a pilus ATPase; protein product: MTIAIGESLLTQGLIDAATLETARGQSGAADGPPLAKHLVAMGAVTEAQVMTMVAQQLGVPFADTTVGAVDPEAAALVPKTVAAELFALPVAFGQGGDVLVAVADPNNTAALERVTAMTGLPAVLALAVRADLQAAIDRLADTAQPAQAAPAAPPGGKPELLAFEQEQAVDLDAVLAGLLEHGGSDLHLTAGVAPTIRVKGELQPLDGYPVMTPDELQKMLYGILTQKQRERFENDLELDISYAVPKVARFRVNVFQQRDSIGAVMRVIPFDILSIEELGIPAQVVNFAHLPRGFVLVTGPTGSGKSTTLAALIDVINRERASHIMTIEDPIEFLHAHKRSVVNQRELGTDTLSFAQALKHVLRQDPDVILVGEMRDLETIQVALTAAETGHLVFGTLHTQDAPQTVDRVIDVFPPEQQEQIRVMLGGALQGVMCQQLVKTADGEGRVAACEVMVATPAIRNLIREGKTHQMYSSIQAGKAHGMITMDQSLANLVIAGTVTHSAALEKCNNVPDFNRLCGKA